From the Bdellovibrio reynosensis genome, one window contains:
- a CDS encoding adenylate/guanylate cyclase domain-containing protein — translation MAFLRYFSFAAIFVLGLVLTPAALATANPEQLRALKDKLAQESPKGSCLSSLPLARSIYALDAKDLAALQTIAECTQSEQSIGRYASETKQIFEQSKILSIVPKLLDMAQVKDLVPILREVEVKKDKDISDYLMINEIYERLGDPEKQISTLQEAIKAAPGDPRPLLMLASKQFESGHRDEAEGLFKTYIEKAADHPGRIYLMAYVLALVYPTALSISIVALIWMLGLVLAYRKIRAFSDWQEFNIGMPLIILFIPPLLAFRFWQTGKALPVGALLLVVAVQVFLLFKPLLSMVYSPIFKFIGKLFYFVLNGTLLAKKLQQMSAGTRVLISFTTLVVLGTIAPTIDIPDLKYGIITFCSLVLYATIGSLMVSFLHSRQSLSVSLRWIGIAATFPYLISYFVSNWATLGAPLLIGQMPSAKVVDGLVSYLVFWGVSLFSALHLGKIIAQAFTQPLTEMMEKVAMIEKGQFDTKVRVFSQDEIGHLGHAINRMGAGLEKREKIEKTFRKYVDHQVADRILDGLETEMRIDGQSVDAVVMFADIRGFTSLSEKTSPQEVVKMLNHFFERMVKIVQNHGGVIDKFIGDNLMAVWGVPNSIENKEQKAVDAALEMLRQVDSINEELRSQGLPEIGVGIGLNTGLVVAGSIGSSDRMEYTVVGDTVNTAQRAESTAKRQQLVVTDKMYEKIGTKLVATPLEPIKVKGKEQLQQWWHVTDVNSSQRYAS, via the coding sequence GTGGCATTTCTAAGGTACTTTTCATTCGCAGCGATCTTCGTGTTGGGACTTGTTCTGACTCCTGCAGCTTTAGCGACCGCTAATCCTGAGCAACTCCGCGCCCTTAAAGACAAATTAGCCCAAGAATCCCCTAAGGGTTCATGCCTTTCATCTTTACCTTTAGCTCGTTCTATTTATGCCCTTGATGCCAAAGACCTAGCAGCCTTGCAAACCATCGCAGAGTGCACGCAATCAGAACAAAGCATTGGTCGGTATGCTTCTGAAACAAAACAGATCTTTGAACAATCTAAGATCCTATCCATCGTTCCAAAGTTATTGGATATGGCGCAGGTCAAAGACCTGGTGCCGATCCTGCGCGAAGTGGAAGTGAAAAAGGATAAAGACATCTCAGACTATCTGATGATCAATGAGATCTATGAGCGTTTGGGAGATCCAGAAAAACAGATCAGCACTTTGCAGGAAGCTATCAAAGCCGCGCCTGGCGATCCTCGTCCGCTATTGATGTTAGCTTCAAAACAATTTGAAAGCGGACATCGTGATGAGGCTGAAGGCTTGTTTAAAACCTACATCGAAAAAGCAGCAGACCATCCGGGCCGTATTTACTTGATGGCCTATGTGTTGGCATTAGTTTATCCAACTGCTCTTAGTATTTCGATCGTTGCTTTGATTTGGATGTTGGGACTTGTTCTAGCGTACAGAAAAATTCGCGCTTTCAGTGACTGGCAAGAATTCAATATCGGGATGCCGCTGATTATTCTTTTTATTCCGCCATTACTAGCATTCCGCTTCTGGCAAACTGGCAAAGCCTTACCAGTAGGTGCTTTACTTTTGGTTGTCGCAGTTCAAGTGTTCTTACTTTTCAAACCATTGTTATCGATGGTGTACTCCCCGATTTTTAAATTTATCGGTAAGTTATTTTATTTCGTGTTGAATGGTACGTTATTAGCTAAAAAACTGCAGCAGATGTCAGCGGGAACAAGAGTTCTCATTTCTTTCACAACACTTGTCGTGTTAGGAACGATTGCGCCGACAATTGATATCCCAGATTTAAAATACGGTATCATCACTTTCTGTTCGTTAGTTCTATACGCAACAATCGGTTCGTTGATGGTGAGCTTTCTGCATTCACGCCAAAGTCTTTCTGTATCTTTGCGCTGGATTGGTATCGCAGCGACATTCCCGTATCTGATTTCTTACTTTGTTTCTAACTGGGCAACGTTAGGCGCTCCGTTACTAATTGGCCAAATGCCATCCGCAAAAGTGGTAGATGGCTTAGTTAGCTACTTAGTTTTCTGGGGAGTTTCTCTTTTCTCTGCTTTGCACTTAGGAAAAATTATCGCCCAAGCCTTCACTCAACCTCTGACTGAGATGATGGAAAAAGTAGCGATGATTGAAAAAGGTCAATTCGACACAAAAGTAAGAGTCTTTTCCCAAGACGAAATCGGTCACCTAGGTCACGCGATCAATCGCATGGGTGCGGGATTAGAAAAACGTGAAAAGATCGAAAAGACTTTCAGAAAATACGTAGATCACCAAGTGGCAGATAGAATTCTAGATGGTTTAGAAACAGAAATGCGCATCGACGGTCAAAGCGTAGATGCAGTTGTGATGTTCGCCGATATCCGTGGCTTCACATCGCTTTCTGAAAAGACGAGCCCACAAGAAGTCGTAAAAATGTTAAACCACTTCTTTGAACGCATGGTTAAAATCGTTCAAAATCACGGCGGAGTTATCGATAAATTTATTGGTGATAACTTAATGGCCGTTTGGGGCGTACCAAACTCAATTGAAAACAAAGAACAAAAAGCAGTCGACGCAGCTTTAGAGATGTTAAGACAAGTAGATAGCATCAATGAAGAACTAAGATCCCAAGGCTTACCAGAGATCGGCGTGGGCATCGGCTTAAACACAGGCTTAGTAGTAGCAGGCAGTATCGGCAGCTCAGACCGCATGGAATATACAGTGGTAGGTGACACGGTAAACACCGCACAGAGAGCGGAATCCACAGCAAAACGGCAACAATTAGTGGTCACAGATAAAATGTACGAAAAGATAGGAACAAAGTTGGTTGCCACTCCCCTTGAACCAATAAAGGTAAAAGGAAAAGAGCAATTACAACAGTGGTGGCATGTCACTGATGTAAATAGCTCTCAAAGATATGCAAGCTAG
- a CDS encoding L,D-transpeptidase — protein MKRLVTVFSLLLVAMLLSVQSFAQSKKNLMIEDTYEAPVGRLFNEAAYFKGNTYLNEYTNVIVINKAAKGPTAQTLRLYTNRQLILTTDVSTGREDIEKIGAVRGVVNKIFKGATSSHWRHTTRGFYSVKRIEGPNYRSGESKFKMPYAMFFNEKRGLAVHQVPPDLSGGESAGEAMLGQRASSGCVRVHKNTIYQIHATVVAADRGHIPVLDTKTGQPLRDQYGQVRYERGYKTLVIVEEY, from the coding sequence ATGAAAAGACTAGTTACTGTCTTCTCTCTTTTGTTAGTGGCAATGTTGCTTTCGGTTCAATCGTTCGCTCAATCAAAAAAGAATCTTATGATTGAAGATACTTATGAAGCTCCAGTAGGGCGTCTATTCAACGAAGCCGCTTACTTTAAAGGTAATACCTACCTTAACGAATACACGAACGTCATCGTGATCAACAAAGCTGCTAAAGGTCCAACGGCGCAAACACTTCGTCTTTACACAAACCGCCAACTGATCCTTACAACGGATGTTTCTACGGGTCGCGAAGACATCGAAAAAATCGGTGCAGTTCGTGGTGTAGTTAACAAAATCTTTAAAGGTGCTACTTCTTCTCACTGGAGACACACGACTCGCGGTTTTTATTCTGTTAAACGCATTGAAGGACCAAACTACAGATCAGGCGAAAGCAAATTCAAAATGCCTTACGCTATGTTCTTTAATGAAAAACGCGGTTTAGCAGTTCACCAAGTGCCACCAGATCTTTCTGGCGGTGAATCAGCGGGCGAGGCTATGTTAGGCCAACGCGCTTCTTCTGGTTGTGTGCGCGTTCATAAAAATACTATTTACCAAATTCATGCGACTGTTGTTGCAGCAGACAGAGGCCACATCCCAGTACTGGATACTAAAACTGGGCAACCTCTTCGCGACCAATATGGCCAGGTTCGTTATGAGCGTGGCTATAAAACCCTTGTGATTGTTGAAGAATACTAG
- a CDS encoding 4'-phosphopantetheinyl transferase family protein: MTLSKSVIESLQKYLQNSDLNIYTDECWGSKNPGHRELIHSFRSSLGLTEKIFSSISHCADVGVLASCTFPIGVDVELKTRVSEAVIARISSEGELHAAPSFSALWCAKEAAFKALKTFEQPSVVSAITVGDWQKIDSHLETFKLLNAANFNSPSENRGVCIHTDTHSYSFFIFHS, encoded by the coding sequence ATGACTCTTTCAAAAAGCGTTATCGAGTCCCTGCAAAAATATCTGCAAAATTCTGATTTAAATATTTATACAGACGAATGCTGGGGATCAAAAAACCCTGGGCATCGTGAGCTTATTCACAGCTTCCGCAGTTCCTTGGGTCTTACCGAAAAAATCTTTTCATCCATTTCCCATTGTGCGGATGTGGGAGTCTTAGCTAGCTGCACTTTCCCAATTGGTGTTGATGTGGAATTAAAAACCAGAGTGTCTGAAGCCGTGATAGCGCGCATTTCATCAGAGGGTGAACTTCACGCTGCTCCATCCTTTTCCGCTTTGTGGTGCGCGAAGGAAGCCGCTTTCAAGGCTCTAAAAACCTTCGAACAGCCCTCGGTAGTCTCTGCAATTACTGTAGGGGACTGGCAAAAAATTGATTCTCATCTTGAGACATTCAAATTACTGAACGCCGCAAACTTCAATTCTCCCTCTGAAAATAGAGGCGTATGCATTCACACCGACACTCACTCTTACAGCTTTTTTATATTTCACTCTTAA
- the nadA gene encoding quinolinate synthase NadA: MAYDIVADIQRLKKEKNAVILAHYYEDGDIQDVADYVGDSFYLAKMGQQVQQDTILLAGVVFMAESVKILNPTKTVLVPDMEASCSLVKGAPYDKYLAWRQQYPDAVAVTYINSSAEVKSISDVIITSSNAQQIVESIPKDRKILFGPDQHLGRWLSKKLGRDFEYWNGACEVHVLFNAKRLVELIAQHPDAVVIAHPECDDSVLQYASVIGSTSRLLEEVEKNPAKKFIVATETGIFHQMQKKRPDVELIQAPVLDSGCSCNNCPYMKMNNMEKIKWALETYKPEVKLDEALRLKAKVSLDRMMDITSGKQVSWPEAFTV, from the coding sequence ATGGCTTACGATATTGTGGCTGATATTCAGCGACTTAAAAAAGAAAAAAACGCAGTCATTCTTGCTCACTACTATGAAGACGGAGACATCCAAGATGTGGCCGACTATGTGGGCGACAGTTTTTATTTAGCTAAGATGGGGCAACAAGTTCAGCAGGATACAATCTTGTTAGCTGGTGTTGTGTTCATGGCTGAAAGTGTGAAGATCTTAAATCCTACTAAGACTGTTTTAGTTCCTGATATGGAAGCGAGCTGTTCCCTTGTTAAGGGTGCGCCCTATGACAAGTACCTAGCTTGGCGCCAACAATATCCAGATGCGGTTGCTGTGACCTACATCAACTCTAGCGCCGAAGTTAAATCCATCTCTGATGTGATCATCACTTCTTCCAACGCTCAGCAAATCGTTGAATCAATTCCTAAAGATCGCAAAATCCTATTTGGCCCAGATCAACACTTGGGTCGTTGGTTATCTAAAAAACTAGGTCGTGACTTTGAATACTGGAATGGCGCTTGTGAAGTGCACGTTCTATTTAATGCAAAACGCCTGGTTGAATTGATCGCTCAACACCCAGATGCCGTCGTCATCGCGCATCCAGAGTGTGATGATTCCGTTCTTCAGTACGCAAGCGTGATTGGCTCTACCTCTCGCCTGCTGGAAGAAGTAGAAAAAAATCCAGCAAAGAAATTCATCGTGGCAACTGAAACAGGAATCTTCCATCAGATGCAAAAAAAACGTCCCGATGTTGAACTGATTCAAGCTCCGGTTCTTGATTCTGGCTGTTCATGCAATAACTGCCCTTACATGAAGATGAACAACATGGAAAAAATCAAATGGGCTTTAGAAACTTACAAGCCAGAAGTAAAACTTGATGAAGCTTTACGCCTGAAAGCCAAAGTTTCCTTAGACCGCATGATGGATATCACTAGCGGCAAACAAGTCTCTTGGCCTGAGGCATTCACAGTTTAG
- the mglA gene encoding GTPase MglA codes for MSFINYNAKEIHCKVVYYGPSLGGKTTNIQWVYQKTAEDQKSKLVALNTDIERTLFFDFLPLNVGEIRGFKTRFHLYTVPGQVVYDASRKLILKGLDGVIFVADSQIERMDENLESLRNLERNLEQQGYDIREIPLIMQYNKRDLPNVASLAEMRSALNPYNAPEIEGCASEGKGVFESLKTASKSIINVLKGGTTL; via the coding sequence ATGTCCTTTATTAACTACAATGCTAAAGAAATTCACTGCAAAGTTGTCTATTACGGTCCTTCATTGGGCGGTAAAACAACGAACATTCAGTGGGTTTACCAAAAAACGGCTGAGGATCAAAAATCCAAGCTGGTGGCATTGAATACCGACATTGAGCGTACACTGTTCTTTGACTTCCTACCTTTGAACGTCGGTGAAATCCGAGGCTTTAAGACGCGCTTTCACTTATATACTGTTCCAGGTCAGGTTGTTTACGATGCATCAAGAAAGCTGATCCTAAAAGGTCTTGATGGAGTCATCTTCGTCGCTGACTCGCAAATTGAGCGTATGGATGAAAACTTAGAGTCTCTAAGAAATCTAGAGCGCAACCTTGAACAACAAGGCTATGACATCCGCGAAATCCCTTTGATCATGCAATACAATAAGCGGGATCTTCCAAATGTAGCTTCTTTAGCTGAAATGAGAAGCGCCCTAAATCCTTACAATGCCCCTGAAATCGAAGGCTGCGCATCTGAGGGAAAAGGTGTATTTGAATCGCTTAAAACTGCTTCTAAATCTATTATTAACGTCCTTAAAGGCGGAACTACGCTTTAG
- the recR gene encoding recombination mediator RecR, producing MLHIGALEKLVHELSRLPGIGPKTAQRLAYFILKTNNDYPEHLSEALLRVKAEIHECPRCFNYTDSDLCRYCEDAHRADDSICVVEEPADIMRIESSGAFRGRYHVLHGAISPLEGIGPQELKIKELIERIDEGIKGNGPVIKEVILALDADLEGDTTILYLAKQLQGKGLKLSRIAHGVPIGSDIDFIDDRTMGRALQNRVEL from the coding sequence TTGTTACACATTGGCGCTTTAGAAAAATTAGTCCATGAGTTGAGCCGTCTTCCCGGTATCGGGCCAAAGACTGCTCAGCGCTTGGCTTATTTTATTCTAAAGACCAATAACGACTACCCTGAGCATTTAAGCGAAGCCCTTCTTCGCGTAAAGGCAGAGATCCACGAATGCCCACGTTGTTTTAACTACACGGATTCAGATCTTTGCCGTTATTGTGAAGACGCTCACCGCGCTGACGACTCAATCTGTGTGGTCGAAGAACCTGCTGATATCATGAGAATTGAATCTTCGGGCGCTTTCCGCGGTCGTTACCATGTTCTTCACGGAGCTATTTCTCCGCTAGAAGGCATTGGTCCCCAAGAATTGAAAATTAAAGAACTAATTGAGCGTATCGACGAAGGAATCAAGGGCAACGGCCCGGTGATTAAAGAGGTTATCCTAGCGTTGGATGCCGATCTTGAAGGCGATACGACCATTTTGTACTTAGCAAAGCAACTTCAAGGGAAAGGTTTGAAACTTTCTCGCATTGCCCATGGAGTTCCTATTGGCAGCGACATCGATTTCATAGATGATAGAACTATGGGTCGCGCCCTGCAAAACAGAGTGGAGCTGTAA
- a CDS encoding YbaB/EbfC family nucleoid-associated protein, producing MKGMPGGMAQLMKQANQMQMKMKKAQEELSKKEYEASSGGGAVKVKVNGDHLLTSLTIDAEVLKAGDVEMLQDMILSCTNEAIKTAKDTSSKEMEKITGGMNIPGMF from the coding sequence ATGAAAGGCATGCCTGGTGGAATGGCTCAGCTGATGAAGCAAGCCAATCAAATGCAAATGAAAATGAAAAAGGCTCAAGAAGAGCTTTCTAAGAAAGAATATGAAGCTTCTTCTGGTGGTGGGGCTGTAAAAGTTAAAGTAAACGGCGATCATCTTCTTACTTCTTTGACTATCGATGCAGAAGTGTTGAAAGCTGGCGACGTAGAAATGCTTCAAGACATGATTTTGTCTTGCACGAACGAAGCAATCAAAACTGCCAAAGATACATCTTCAAAAGAGATGGAAAAAATCACTGGCGGCATGAATATTCCAGGGATGTTCTAG
- the dnaX gene encoding DNA polymerase III subunit gamma/tau, translating to MSYQVIARKWRPQSFTDVVGQNHITQTLTNALKNGRLPHALLFTGPRGTGKTSSARILAKALRCPNAQGFVPCNECYSCKEIASGSSVDVIEIDGASNNGVDAIRELRETVAFMPSSGSYKIYIIDEVHMLSTSAFNALLKTLEEPPSHVVFIMATTEVHKIPQTILSRCQRFDFRRISTRQITERLKLICDQEGVSAEDEALWVIARQGDGSMRDSQSLLDQVITFANGALTRANVVEILGLTDRALLFETVNALIDRDSQAVLKVIEKIAAAGFEPHLFSQDLLEMIRNLLLVKVSESQAGQILEMPDSELQTLTEMSQRLSEEDIHMLFDMALKGGNDIPRAQDPRIVLEVTLLRMASAPKLVDLKTLLQGGLPSSHSAGGARPYTPPVAPAVKGHRRLNESQKVSDAPAGLEAMKAALDKKAAAPKTTPQPTKAEAPASAEASPKVATGSTPAEKWVNFVELIRQDDALFAAKVENLLFAKEEGKLISLGVPAKLAFLKEQMADPQVRKKLQGFIDSYWGGGYSFEVLMTRDQVGESAQALQQKKVQMAEEDLRNKIAENPMVKAAQDVFKGQIKSIVDTKRDGAGR from the coding sequence TTGTCTTATCAGGTGATTGCACGCAAATGGCGTCCACAATCTTTCACTGACGTCGTCGGGCAAAATCATATTACCCAAACTCTGACCAATGCTCTGAAAAATGGCCGCCTTCCTCACGCACTTCTTTTCACAGGTCCTCGTGGTACTGGTAAAACTTCCTCTGCGCGAATCTTAGCTAAGGCCCTTCGTTGCCCGAATGCTCAAGGTTTTGTGCCATGTAACGAGTGTTACTCTTGTAAAGAAATTGCGTCGGGTTCTAGCGTTGACGTGATCGAAATCGATGGAGCTTCCAACAACGGTGTTGATGCCATTCGTGAACTTCGCGAAACCGTGGCATTCATGCCTTCAAGTGGCAGCTACAAAATCTACATCATCGACGAAGTTCACATGTTGTCGACAAGTGCCTTCAATGCTCTTTTAAAAACTTTAGAAGAGCCACCAAGCCATGTGGTTTTCATTATGGCGACAACTGAAGTGCACAAAATCCCGCAAACGATTTTGTCGCGCTGTCAGCGTTTTGATTTTAGAAGAATTTCCACTCGCCAAATCACGGAAAGATTAAAACTGATCTGTGATCAAGAAGGCGTTTCAGCTGAAGATGAAGCTTTGTGGGTGATCGCCCGCCAAGGTGACGGTTCCATGCGTGATTCGCAAAGTTTATTAGACCAAGTGATCACGTTTGCAAATGGTGCTCTTACTCGCGCGAACGTTGTCGAAATTCTTGGTCTTACTGATCGCGCGCTTTTATTTGAAACAGTAAACGCCCTGATCGATCGCGACTCCCAAGCAGTTTTAAAAGTGATCGAAAAAATCGCCGCTGCTGGTTTTGAACCGCATTTATTCTCTCAAGATCTTTTAGAAATGATCCGCAATCTGTTGTTGGTGAAGGTTTCTGAAAGCCAAGCGGGTCAAATTTTAGAAATGCCTGATTCTGAATTACAAACTTTAACTGAAATGTCGCAGAGACTTTCTGAAGAAGACATTCACATGCTCTTCGACATGGCTTTAAAGGGCGGTAACGATATTCCCCGTGCCCAAGATCCAAGAATCGTTTTAGAAGTGACGCTTTTGAGAATGGCTTCTGCCCCTAAGCTTGTTGATTTGAAAACTTTGTTACAGGGCGGTCTTCCATCTTCTCACAGCGCAGGTGGGGCCAGGCCCTACACTCCGCCGGTAGCTCCTGCCGTTAAAGGACATCGCAGACTGAATGAATCGCAAAAAGTCAGTGATGCCCCTGCAGGATTAGAGGCGATGAAAGCAGCTCTGGATAAAAAAGCTGCGGCTCCTAAAACAACTCCACAACCAACAAAAGCTGAAGCCCCTGCGAGTGCAGAAGCATCACCTAAAGTGGCAACAGGAAGCACTCCTGCTGAAAAATGGGTGAACTTTGTTGAACTGATTCGCCAAGATGATGCTCTGTTTGCTGCGAAGGTTGAAAATTTACTTTTTGCGAAAGAAGAAGGAAAGCTGATCAGCCTTGGCGTTCCTGCAAAATTAGCGTTTTTAAAAGAGCAAATGGCTGACCCGCAAGTGCGCAAAAAACTTCAAGGATTTATTGATTCGTACTGGGGTGGTGGGTATTCTTTTGAGGTATTAATGACACGCGATCAAGTCGGAGAATCTGCTCAGGCTTTGCAGCAAAAAAAGGTGCAAATGGCTGAAGAAGATCTTCGCAATAAGATCGCTGAAAACCCTATGGTGAAAGCCGCCCAAGATGTTTTCAAAGGGCAAATCAAATCCATAGTGGACACTAAGCGCGACGGCGCAGGGAGATAA
- a CDS encoding lipocalin family protein: MKLLIVLFLFLAAFSLEAKPLETVMYVDLARYQGTWHEIASIPQFFQRKCVKDTTAEYTVLSREEIRVLNSCTTEKDERIVAEGRGKVVEPKTNAKLKVTFANFKDKYIYLLAGNYWIIKLDDDYQIAVVGHPTRKYGWILSRTPGIPDDTLADLTRFLEDRDYDTCDFFTTPQEGGLTEKRKLCDIGK; this comes from the coding sequence ATGAAACTCTTAATAGTTTTATTCCTATTCCTTGCTGCGTTTTCTTTAGAAGCAAAACCCTTAGAAACCGTGATGTACGTGGATCTAGCAAGATACCAAGGCACCTGGCACGAAATCGCCTCCATCCCTCAATTCTTCCAAAGAAAATGCGTTAAAGACACAACCGCTGAATACACTGTGCTATCAAGAGAAGAAATTAGAGTTTTAAATTCCTGCACAACTGAAAAAGACGAACGCATAGTTGCTGAAGGCCGAGGAAAAGTAGTTGAACCAAAAACCAACGCGAAACTAAAAGTCACCTTCGCCAACTTCAAGGACAAATACATTTATCTGCTAGCAGGAAATTATTGGATCATTAAATTAGACGACGATTACCAAATCGCCGTAGTAGGGCACCCTACAAGAAAATACGGATGGATCCTTTCAAGAACCCCTGGGATTCCCGACGACACACTCGCTGACTTAACCAGATTCCTAGAAGATCGGGACTACGACACCTGCGACTTTTTTACGACCCCACAAGAGGGCGGCCTGACAGAAAAAAGAAAATTGTGTGACATAGGAAAATAA
- a CDS encoding isocitrate dehydrogenase (NADP(+)), with protein MNKIKVANPVVELDGDEMTRIIWKFIKEKLILPYLDIDIKYYDLGMEHRDATNDQVTVDAAEAIKKYNVGIKCATITPDEARVKEFNLKQMWKSPNGTIRNILDGTVFREPIICKNVPRLVPNWTAPICIGRHAFGDQYRATDFVTKGKGKLTVTFQPENGGETITHEVYNFKGDGVALTMYNTDESITGFARSCFNQALSKKWPLYLSTKNTILKKYDGRFKDIFEEIYQKEFKAKFDVAGITYEHRLIDDMVASALKWNGNFVWACKNYDGDVQSDTVAQGFGSLGLMTSVLVTPDGKTMESEAAHGTVTRHYRQHQQGKPTSTNPIASIFAWTRGLEHRGNLDNNTDLVKFAQTLEKVCVETVEAGYMTKDLAVCIYGDKVPADKYMNTEPFLEKLDSNLKKALSM; from the coding sequence ATGAATAAAATCAAAGTTGCCAATCCCGTCGTTGAACTCGATGGCGATGAGATGACAAGAATCATCTGGAAATTCATCAAAGAAAAACTAATCCTTCCTTACCTAGATATCGACATTAAGTACTACGATTTGGGCATGGAACATCGTGACGCTACCAACGACCAAGTAACTGTTGATGCTGCTGAGGCGATCAAAAAGTACAACGTAGGTATCAAGTGCGCGACTATCACTCCTGACGAAGCTCGCGTAAAAGAATTCAATTTGAAACAAATGTGGAAATCACCAAACGGCACTATCCGTAACATTTTGGACGGTACTGTTTTCCGTGAACCAATCATCTGCAAAAACGTACCTCGCCTAGTTCCTAACTGGACAGCACCAATCTGCATCGGTCGTCACGCTTTCGGTGATCAATACCGTGCAACTGATTTCGTGACTAAAGGTAAAGGTAAATTGACTGTGACTTTCCAACCTGAAAACGGTGGCGAAACAATCACTCACGAAGTTTACAACTTCAAAGGCGACGGCGTTGCTTTGACTATGTACAACACTGACGAATCCATCACTGGTTTCGCTCGTTCGTGCTTCAACCAAGCTCTTTCTAAAAAATGGCCTTTGTACCTTTCTACTAAGAATACAATCTTGAAAAAGTACGATGGTCGTTTCAAAGACATCTTTGAAGAAATCTACCAAAAAGAATTCAAAGCAAAATTCGACGTTGCTGGCATCACATACGAACACCGTTTGATCGATGACATGGTTGCATCTGCTTTGAAATGGAATGGTAACTTCGTATGGGCTTGTAAGAACTACGACGGCGACGTTCAATCAGATACCGTTGCTCAAGGTTTTGGCTCTTTAGGTTTAATGACTTCAGTTCTAGTGACTCCAGACGGAAAAACAATGGAATCTGAAGCTGCCCACGGAACAGTGACTCGTCACTACCGTCAGCACCAACAAGGTAAACCAACTTCTACAAATCCAATTGCTTCTATCTTTGCTTGGACTCGTGGTCTTGAGCACCGTGGAAACTTGGATAACAACACTGATCTAGTGAAGTTCGCTCAGACTTTAGAAAAAGTTTGCGTAGAAACAGTTGAAGCTGGCTACATGACTAAAGACCTTGCAGTTTGCATCTACGGCGACAAAGTTCCTGCAGACAAATACATGAACACTGAGCCGTTCCTTGAAAAGCTTGATTCAAACTTGAAAAAAGCTCTTTCAATGTAA
- a CDS encoding COG4315 family predicted lipoprotein, with the protein MKIFIIFIAVLCLSLISLVASASTLTSLVTNSQGEQLVADAYRRTLYVFDADLNQTVPACNGDCAEVWPPYLLTDQDAASLSGPLGKIIRMNGRQQLTYEGRPVYTYAYDRSVGDDLGNAVGGVWHSIVVGDIGK; encoded by the coding sequence GTGAAAATTTTTATTATCTTCATTGCAGTTCTTTGTTTATCACTCATTTCATTAGTGGCTTCAGCGTCAACTTTGACGTCACTCGTGACAAACTCTCAAGGCGAGCAACTTGTAGCCGATGCATACCGAAGAACCCTTTATGTTTTCGATGCGGATCTAAATCAAACAGTTCCAGCCTGCAACGGGGATTGTGCCGAAGTGTGGCCGCCTTATTTGCTTACTGATCAGGATGCGGCAAGCTTAAGTGGACCTTTAGGAAAAATCATAAGAATGAATGGTCGACAACAACTCACCTACGAGGGTCGCCCGGTTTATACCTACGCCTATGATCGCTCTGTTGGTGATGATTTAGGTAATGCAGTCGGGGGAGTTTGGCACTCAATTGTTGTTGGCGATATCGGAAAATAA